The following proteins come from a genomic window of Astatotilapia calliptera chromosome 11, fAstCal1.2, whole genome shotgun sequence:
- the nat14 gene encoding putative N-acetyltransferase 14, translating to MVRLELDQVVIKRMKEEDIEIVKALIKEGCEGTENRLILHILTRPLCLFILAVFSSILRCLVHSFILALAIPVFLLIVFLKITMPRSTGVLGSSRPYWDYVGSSYREAQDDTLQNPYCRISGKTPFTKKPKRRAGSKDKDKETTTEKITPEREQAAGQVWLAECEGDILGCIFREGETRAGISRICRLVTGSWYRREGLGRLLVQSLEQRERETGAHRVYAHVPYPSKLGEAFFRKLGYRQLGVETSDEDDMELKQESPERGFLGYPLTKVYYKDL from the exons ATGGTGAGGCTGGAGCTTGACCAGGTGGTGATAAAGAGGATGAAGGAGGAGGACATCGAAATTGTGAAAGCCCTTATCAAG GAGGGCTGCGAGGGCACGGAAAATCGTCTCATCCTCCACATCCTCACTCGCCCACTCTGCCTTTTCATCCTGGCTGTGTTTTCCTCAATTCTGCGCTGCCTTGTCCACTCTTTCATCCTGGCCCTTGCTATACCTGTCTTCCTGTTAATTGTCTTTCTCAAAATCACCATGCCGCGGTCAACCGGGGTCCTGGGCAGCAGCCGGCCCTACTGGGACTATGTGGGTAGCAGctacagagaggcacaggatgaCACCCTGCAGAATCCCTACTGCCGGATCAGTGGCAAGACACCATTTACAAAAAAG CCAAAGCGCCGAGCTGGATCCAAAGACAAGGACAAAGAGACGACAACAGAAAAGATCACTCCAGAGAGGGAGCAGGCAGCAGGGCAGGTCTGGCTGGCAGAGTGTGAGGGAGATATCCTGGGCTGCATCTTCCGGGAGGGCGAGACACGAGCGGGCATCAGCAGGATTTGCAGGCTGGTGACAGGCTCCTGGTACCGCAGGGAGGGCCTCGGTCGGCTGCTTGTCCAAAGcctggagcagagagagagggagacaggggCACACAGAGTGTATGCACACGTCCCCTACCCCTCAAAGTTGGGGGAAGCCTTCTTCAGGAAACTGGGTTATCGCCAGCTTGGGGTGGAAACTAGTGATGAAGATGATATGGAACTGAAACAAGAGAGTCCTGAGAGAGGCTTCCTGGGCTACCCCCTCACTAAAGTGTATTACAAAGACTTGTGA
- the znf628 gene encoding zinc finger protein 850: MANSVALVVQAELLPAQSTTSLSPFPSLLGSGEDGEDERERGELVEGEKGGVEGGEEVVLDMVSSSVSGSVPQPEQTDHPFQCLDCGKSFRWSSRLTHHLRSHNNERPYRCNLCPKAFKGSSALLYHQRSHSGEKPYKCQDCGKAFKRSSLLQVHQSVHTGVRTFLCPYCPLTFKWSSHYQYHLRQHTGECPYPCDTCPKAFKNSSSLRRHKNVHLGLKPYTCTVCNKSFTQSTNLRQHMRIHTGERPYICGECGRSFTHSSNLALHKNSHSNLNAGGKEGKRGEDARKRNEVVEVVVGGEEVTSSMLTDMVGFVSQEGTDGVGVGMEEVFLSTTSSGQNPGLLPQLTLTSSGENMCTSRAIGTEVHLSTDTGASVLLYSCGSCSHTFGTRTDLEEHQAIHMAPEEDGVGGGAGVGSGMEVGDGLVGAGHLLADFEEVVETTTVAESGHTTEVLLGLSEGVDGSNANVGTTQAQFDLLQSFTEVTQSSETVQPEARTTWAGLSCGYCNKTFKTSGGLNRHVSLMHSLSSQSRSQFSCSACDRSFPLLSSLLTHQHSHTPEQRLLAEAEAEIVCPPSLSLSLPLPSSPSQADKQQEDQREIHVDIIAVGEEQEEQPAKPTKAHKKTGSSKSTPAGERPYRCSECGKAFKGSSGLKYHMRDHTGERPYRCTECGKSFKRSSLLSIHQRVHTGVRAFQCPHCPLTFKWSSHYQYHLRQHTGERPYVCKECGKSFKNTSCLRRHSQMHSGLRPHTCSICSKSFSQTSNLKQHERTHSGERPFQCTHCSKSFTHSSNLQLHLRTHSSRKDYKCPYCSKEFVMHSYLQRHIRTHGTGVSLPCPGGGGKDGVAVKASVGGVTTTTTLLNPITLEASGNNGSLIVSQPALNIPPNTSQNYFMIQTASGLQLIPLSTPTPVQPPPPPPPPQPSQPQNFLLLQCPSNNGSQSSLILLPTANNPPPAPEPQSLPMLQTIQAFQPVLNQNQTQIPQFPSVSQQQQIIITNNSNNAHTPVATPMHNLSASSLLTKPILGKSTRTARGRRGRKPKATLLKSAPTPVSHTAGGAAAVTNSNVTSGTQTVTAANTTTNSSSLPTTSDTITPTLSSPATVAPIADTSGPLPTVTMVTPATTVAAASDSAPVPAERKPHSTVEQMRTGETLSGKEFVLCFDNEEQAKEGMNIGEAGESYVLQFEGNSSGEAIDEGMGGEGKSLVLQFKTDVPGEEEKGVDKGGMMSLLQEWSGEKQDGRQSGGDGSQGESYVLHFHTDTQDSGSTSATFSQGQDNSLQLSCTSTQGLVPLNGQEVVFELGGETKLEQETEEGMQMIALIEGEGGMIGEEGRGCSTGSGTVTEGGGGMESIFQLESGDEIVIIEVSTSSLREGGMEREGDGEIPQSSEVKYEGVTAEAKEKSTKEVNSAVSSEEDALNGPSSKPKEVQFSN; this comes from the exons ATGGCCAACTCAGTGGCCCTAGTCGTCCAAGCAGAGCTTTTGCCAGCTCAGTCCACCACGTCCCTCTCACCTTTCCCGTCTCTTCTTGGTTCGGGGGAGGATGGCGAGGATGAACGGGAGAGAGGGGAGCTggtggagggagaaaaagggggagTAGAAGGTGGCGAGGAAGTGGTTCTGGACATGGTGTCATCGTCAGTGTCCGGGTCAGTCCCGCAGCCAGAGCAGACGGATCATCCCTTCCAGTGTCTGGACTGTGGCAAGAGCTTCAGGTGGTCATCCAGGCTGACCCACCACCTGCGGAGCCACAACAATGAAAGGCCCTACCGCTGCAACCTCTGTCCCAAGGCCTTCAAGGGCtcctctgctctgctctatcACCAACG GTCACACTCAGGGGAGAAGCCTTATAAATGTCAGGACTGCGGCAAAGCCTTCAAACGCtcttctcttctccag GTCCACCAGAGTGTCCACACTGGAGTGCGTACCTTCTTGTGTCCCTACTGCCCCCTTACTTTTAAATGGAGTTCTCACTACCAGTATCACCTGCGCCAACACACAGGAGAATGCCCATACCCGTGTGACACTTGTCCGAAGGCCTTCAAGAACTCGAGCAGTCTGCGGAGACACAAGAATGTCCATCTCGGTCTCAAACCTTACACCTGCACAGTGTGTAACAAATCCTTCACGCAGTCCACCAACCTGAGGCAGCACATGAGGATACATACAGGCGAGAGGCCCTACATCTGCGGTGAGTGTGGACGAAGCTTTACTCATTCGTCAAACCTGGCCCTGCACAAGAACTCGCACTCCAACCTAAACGCAGGtgggaaagagggaaagaggggCGAGGATGCAAGGAAGAGAAATGAGGtagtggaggtggtggtggggggagaggaagtgacatcatcaaTGTTGACAGACATGGTGGGATTTGTGAGCCAGGAAGGAACTGATGGAGTTGGGGTGGGGATGGAAGAAGTGTTCCTGTCAACCACTTCCTCTGGCCAGAATCCAGGCCTTCTCCCCCAGCTCACCCTCACTTCTTCTGGGGAGAACATGTGCACATCTAGAGCCATTGGGACAGAGGTTCACCTGAGTACAGACACCGGAGCCAGTGTGCTCTTGTACAGCTGTGGCAGCTGCAGCCACACTTTTGGCACACGGACAGACCTAGAGGAGCACCAGGCCATTCACATGGCTCCAGAGGAAGATGGGGTTGGTGGAGGGGCAGGGGTCGGCTCTGGGATGGAAGTTGGGGATGGGCTGGTGGGAGCTGGACACCTGCTTGCTGACTTTGAGGAGGTGGTGGAAACTACCACAGTGGCTGAAAGTGGACACACGACAGAGGTGCTCCTTGGATTGTCAGAGGGAGTAGATGGCAGCAATGCA AATGTCGGCACCACCCAGGCCCAGTTTGACCTGTTACAGAGCTTCACTGAGGTGACTCAGAGCTCTGAGACCGTTCAGCCAGAGGCCAGAACCACATGGGCAGGGCTGTCATGTGGCTACTGCAATAAGACCTTTAAGACGAGCGGAGGCCTCAATAGACATGTATCACTG atGCACTCTCTTTCATCACAGTCCCGTTCCCAGTTCAGCTGCTCTGCCTGCGACCGCTCTTTCCCTCTTCTCTCCTCGCTCCTCACGCACCAACACTCCCACACTCCCGAGCAGCGTCTCCTGGCTGAGGCAGAGGCCGAAATCGTGTGCCCTCCATCGCTTTCCTTGTCTCTCCCGCTTCCCTCTTCTCCGAGCCAGGCTGACAAGCAGCAGGAGGACCAGAGGGAGATTCATGTCGACATCATAGCCGTTGGAGAGGAACAAGAGGAGCAGCCAGCAAAACCAACCAAAGCCCACAAAAAGACGGGATCTAGCAAGAGCACTCCTGCTGGAG AAAGGCCATACCGCTGTTCAGAGTGTGGAAAAGCCTTCAAAGGTTCATCAGGGTTGAAATACCACATGAGGGATCACACTGGGGAAAGGCCCTACCGCTGCACGGAGTGTGGAAAGAGCTTCAAGAGATCATCACTGCTCTCTATCCATCAGCGG GTGCATACAGGTGTACGGGCATTTCAGTGCCCTCACTGCCCACTCACCTTCAAGTGGAGCTCCCACTACCAGTACCACTTGCGGCAGCACACAGGTGAGAGGCCATATGTGTGTAAAGAGTGCGGCAAGTCCTTCAAGAACACCAGCTGCCTGCGCAGACACAGTCAGATGCACTCTGGTCTGCGGCCTCATACGTGCTCCATCTGCTCCAAGTCCTTCTCCCAGACGTCAAATCTGAAACAG CATGAACGCACGCATTCAGGCGAGAGACCTTTTCAGTGCACCCACTGCAGTAAGAGTTTTACTCATTCCTCCAACCTTCAACTCCACCTTCGCACACACTCCTCACGCAAGGACTACAAATGCCCCTACTGCTCGAAGGAGTTTGTCATGCACTCCTACTTGCAGAGGCATATCCGCACCCACGGCACTGGCGTTTCCCTGCCATGCCCAGGTGGTGGAGGTAAAGACGGCGTGGCTGTGAAAGCCAGTGTTGGAGGAGTAACCACCACCACAACCCTGCTGAACCCCATCACCCTGGAAGCCTCAGGAAACAATGGCAGTCTGATTGTATCCCAACCAGCACTTAATATTCCCCCCAACACCTCCCAGAACTACTTCATGATACAGACAGCAAGCGGCCTGCAGCTCATTCCTCTGTCAACGCCTACGCCAGTCCAGCCACCACCTCCTCCGCCACCACCGCAACCGTCCCAGCCTCAAAACTTCCTCCTCTTGCAGTGCCCCTCCAACAACGGCAGCCAGTCCAGCCTGATTCTCCTCCCCACAGCAAACAACCCTCCACCAGCTCCAGAGCCTCAGTCCCTCCCCATGCTTCAGACTATCCAAGCATTCCAGCCTGTGCTTAACCAAAACCAGACTCAGATACCCCAGTTTCCATCTGtatcacagcaacaacaaatcaTAATTACTAACAACAGTAACAATGCACACACTCCAGTTGCCACACCAATGCACAACCTCTCAGCCAGCTCCCTACTTACGAAGCCGATACTGGGGAAGAGCACACGGACTGCACGAGGCAGACGGGGGCGCAAACCAAAAGCTACACTTCTGAAATCGGCCCCAACCCCAGTCAGTCACACTGCAGGCGGAGCTGCTGCAGTAACAAACTCTAATGTGACCAGTGGCACCCAGACTGTTACTGCTGCTAATACTACCACAAACTCATCTTCTCTACCCACAACATCTGACACCATTACCCCGACTCTGTCATCCCCTGCCACTGTAGCCCCCATAGCGGATACCTCAGGACCCTTGCCgactgttaccatggttacacCAGCCACCACAGTAGCTGCAGCATCAGATTCTGCTCCTGTccctgcagaaaggaaacctcaTTCCACTGTGGAGCAAATGAGGACTGGGGAAACTTTGTCAGGGAAagagtttgtgttgtgttttgataATGAAGAACAGGCAAAGGAGGGGATGAATATCGGGGAGGCCGGGGAGTCATACGTGCTGCAGTTTGAAGGGAATTCATCTGGGGAGGCAATCGATGAAGGAATGGGTGGAGAGGGAAAGTCACTCGTGCTGCAGTTCAAGACAGATGTGCCAGGTGAAGAGGAAAAAGGGGTAGATAAGGGAGGGATGATGTCACTCCTGCAAGAATGGAGTGGAGAAAAGCAGGATGGGAGACAATCGGGAGGGGATGGCAGCCAGGGGGAGTCGTATGTCCTTCATTTCCACACTGACACACAGGATAGTGGTTCAACCAGTGCTACCTTCAGCCAAGGGCAGGACAACAGCCTGCAGCTTTCGTGCACATCTACCCAAGGCTTAGTACCCCTTAATGGGCAGGAGGTGGTGTTTGAGCTGGGGGGTGAGACCAAGctggaacaggaaactgaggaagGCATGCAGATGATAGCCCTGATAGAAGGTGAAGGAGGAATGATAGGAGAGGAGGGCCGAGGTTGCAGTACTGGAAGTGGCACAGTTACTGAGGGTGGAGGAGGAATGGAAAGTATCTTTCAGCTGGAAAGTGGAGATGAAATTGTAATAATTGAAGTCAGCACCAGCAGCTTAAGAGAAGGGGGAATGGAGAGAGAAGGGGACGGGGAGATCCCACAAAGTAGCGAGGTGAAATATGAAGGTGTAACAGCAGAGGCCAAGGAAAAGTCTACAAAGGAAGTGAACTCTGCAGTCAGCTCAGAGGAAGACGCACTGAATGGACCTAGCTCTAAACCTAAAGAGGTGCAGTTCTCTAACTGA